In one Salipiger abyssi genomic region, the following are encoded:
- the rpmB gene encoding 50S ribosomal protein L28 produces MSRVCELTGKGPMTGHNVSHANNKTKRRFLPNLNDVTLQSETLGRGVKLRISASALRSVDHRGGLDKFLAKAKDTELSANALKVKKEIAKAQAAQA; encoded by the coding sequence ATGTCGCGCGTATGCGAACTGACCGGCAAAGGCCCGATGACGGGTCACAACGTAAGCCACGCCAACAACAAGACCAAGCGGCGCTTTCTGCCGAACCTGAACGATGTGACGCTTCAGTCGGAAACCCTGGGCCGTGGCGTCAAGCTACGGATCTCGGCCTCCGCGCTGCGTTCGGTCGATCATCGCGGCGGGCTCGACAAGTTCCTGGCGAAAGCCAAGGACACCGAGCTCAGCGCCAACGCGCTGAAGGTGAAGAAAGAGATCGCCAAGGCGCAGGCCGCTCAGGCCTGA
- a CDS encoding alpha/beta hydrolase has product MKSERVFDGALLRADLFKGGNKRLFVSFRQRIGEPGDFDTVRPVRAFTARGYAHLHIQSRWNDWFVNDETQALEAVLRELAQRFRRVVSMGFSMGGYGAFRFSAALNIAQVIAISPQISIAPELVPFDRRYRREAEGFDAALGDLARHGSPALRGAVLCDPFVANDLRHALMAQVIFPRLRICRLAGGGHPPTRVLRQGGFFPQMQAELVHGGVDAARLIAGHRAARRLSPSYFDHMRRVAERHGRPALAARFTALGAAAVPVVNKG; this is encoded by the coding sequence ATGAAGAGCGAGCGCGTCTTCGACGGCGCGCTGCTGCGGGCCGATCTCTTCAAGGGCGGCAACAAGCGGCTTTTCGTGAGTTTTCGCCAGCGCATCGGCGAGCCCGGCGATTTCGACACCGTGCGCCCGGTGCGCGCCTTTACCGCGCGCGGCTATGCGCATCTGCATATCCAGAGCCGTTGGAACGACTGGTTCGTCAATGACGAGACACAGGCGCTGGAGGCGGTGCTGCGCGAGCTGGCGCAGCGATTCCGGCGCGTCGTGTCGATGGGGTTTTCCATGGGCGGCTACGGCGCCTTTCGGTTTTCGGCGGCGCTGAACATCGCGCAGGTGATCGCGATCTCGCCGCAGATCTCCATCGCGCCGGAGCTAGTGCCCTTCGACCGGCGCTATCGGCGCGAGGCGGAGGGATTCGACGCCGCACTCGGCGATCTGGCGCGGCATGGCAGCCCGGCGCTGCGCGGGGCGGTGCTCTGCGATCCCTTCGTGGCCAACGACCTGCGGCACGCGCTGATGGCCCAGGTGATCTTTCCGCGCCTGCGCATCTGCCGGCTGGCCGGGGGCGGGCACCCGCCGACGCGGGTGCTGCGGCAGGGCGGGTTCTTTCCGCAGATGCAGGCGGAGCTGGTGCATGGCGGGGTCGATGCGGCGCGGCTGATCGCCGGGCACCGGGCCGCGCGGCGCCTGTCGCCGAGCTATTTCGACCATATGCGCCGGGTTGCCGAGCGGCACGGCAGGCCGGCGCTCGCGGCGCGGTTCACCGCGCTCGGCGCGGCGGCGGTGCCGGTTGTGAACAAGGGGTGA
- the meaB gene encoding methylmalonyl Co-A mutase-associated GTPase MeaB yields MDIGDLAERILKGERRALARAITLVESGRADHRAAARELLEKLRGAGREALRIGLSGTPGVGKSTFIEAFGMMLTAQGLKVAVLAVDPSSARSGGSILGDKTRMERLSRDPNAFIRPSPAQSQLGGVARRTREAIGLCEAAGFDVILIETVGVGQSETVVAEMSDLFLLLLAPAGGDELQGVKRGIMETADIILINKADGDLKATATRTCADYAGALRLLRKRPQDPQGFPKALTVSALEEEGLQKAWDEMQALTEWRRETGHFAARRAGQARFWFESEVREGLLARLRREPVKGAMTALAHQVEEGGISAAAAADELLETYLGETPGA; encoded by the coding sequence ATGGATATCGGCGATCTGGCGGAACGCATTCTGAAAGGCGAGCGGCGCGCGCTGGCGCGGGCGATCACGCTGGTGGAAAGCGGGCGGGCCGATCACCGGGCGGCGGCACGGGAGCTGCTGGAAAAGCTGCGCGGCGCCGGGCGCGAGGCGCTGCGTATCGGGCTTTCGGGCACGCCGGGGGTGGGGAAATCCACCTTTATCGAGGCCTTCGGCATGATGCTGACGGCGCAGGGGCTGAAAGTGGCGGTGCTGGCGGTGGACCCGTCCTCGGCGCGTTCGGGCGGCTCGATCCTTGGCGACAAGACCCGGATGGAGCGGCTGAGCCGCGATCCCAATGCCTTTATCCGGCCCTCGCCGGCGCAATCGCAACTGGGGGGCGTGGCGCGGCGGACCCGTGAGGCGATCGGGCTTTGCGAGGCCGCCGGATTCGACGTGATTCTCATCGAGACCGTTGGTGTGGGCCAGTCGGAAACCGTGGTGGCGGAGATGTCGGATCTCTTCCTGCTGCTGCTGGCGCCGGCGGGCGGCGACGAGTTGCAGGGGGTGAAGCGCGGCATCATGGAGACCGCCGATATCATCCTGATCAACAAGGCCGATGGCGATCTCAAGGCCACCGCCACGCGCACCTGCGCCGACTACGCGGGCGCGCTGCGGCTCTTGCGCAAGCGACCGCAGGATCCGCAGGGCTTTCCCAAGGCGCTGACCGTCTCGGCGCTGGAGGAGGAGGGCTTGCAGAAGGCCTGGGACGAGATGCAGGCGCTGACCGAGTGGCGCCGCGAGACCGGGCATTTCGCCGCGCGCCGGGCCGGGCAGGCGCGGTTCTGGTTCGAATCCGAGGTGCGCGAGGGGCTGCTGGCGCGGCTGCGGCGCGAACCCGTGAAGGGCGCCATGACGGCGCTGGCGCATCAGGTGGAAGAGGGCGGGATCAGCGCCGCCGCCGCTGCCGATGAATTGCTCGAGACCTATCTGGGAGAGACCCCCGGCGCATGA
- the hrpB gene encoding ATP-dependent helicase HrpB produces MDRLPIDAALPELISALRDAGRAVLQAPPGAGKTTRVPLAMLEAGLTPQKIVMLEPRRLAARAAAARMAETLGEAPGQTVGYRIRGEAKVSKTTRIEVVTEGILTRMIQSDPELSGIGAVIFDEFHERSLNADLGLALCLEIAGALRDDLLLLAMSATLDAQPVADLMAAPIVTSEGRAFPVETRWLDAPLPKRQRFEDAMADLIARAASETEGGILAFLPGEGEIRRTQALLAKRLPKDIQIRPLFGAMEFAAQRAAIRPETQGRKLVLATAIAETSLTIEDIRVVVDGGRARRARFDPGSGMARLVTERVTRAEATQRAGRAGRVAEGTAYRLWTRGEEGAQRAYPPAEIESADLAALALELALWGAAPGDLPFLTPPNPGAYAEAQALLRMLGALDAEARITAHGKVLASLPLHPRLAHMLALAGPAAAPLAALLSDRDPLTGAPSDLTLRLEALTDLRRFTETRPHGVNRGALERIKSEARRLSARAKSLRKEAMSPAAMAALAYPDRIGLRRKGDAPRYQLSGGKGAVMDEADPLASARLIVVTDTDGNPREARIRQAIRITDSELRDLFADQIRWEDSCAWSKRERRVIARRQERLGAIALDDRIWKDAPPDAIARAMLDGVRDLGLTLSDAARRFSARVAIARDGGLDLPDMSDPALLDTIEEWLLPYLTGVKTAEDWKRFDLLPALRARLDWGQMQALDTAVPGKFTTPLGRDIPIDYSGEHPEISLRLQEMFGQRSHPTVGNTPLRVTLLSPARRPVQTTMDLPGFWDGSYADVRKDMKAQYPKHPWPEDPREADPTLRAKPRGR; encoded by the coding sequence ATGGACCGCCTGCCCATCGACGCCGCCCTGCCCGAGCTGATATCCGCCCTGCGCGATGCCGGCCGCGCCGTGCTGCAAGCCCCGCCCGGCGCCGGCAAGACCACCCGCGTGCCGCTCGCCATGCTGGAGGCCGGCCTCACGCCACAAAAGATCGTCATGCTGGAGCCGCGCCGCCTCGCCGCCCGCGCCGCCGCCGCGCGCATGGCCGAGACGCTCGGCGAGGCCCCGGGGCAAACCGTCGGCTACCGCATCCGCGGCGAGGCCAAGGTCTCGAAAACCACCCGCATCGAGGTGGTGACCGAGGGCATCCTCACCCGCATGATCCAGTCCGACCCGGAGCTTTCCGGCATCGGCGCGGTGATCTTCGACGAGTTCCACGAACGCTCGCTCAATGCCGATCTCGGCCTCGCGCTTTGCCTGGAGATCGCCGGCGCCCTGCGCGACGACCTGCTCCTGCTGGCGATGTCGGCGACGCTCGACGCCCAGCCGGTGGCCGATCTCATGGCCGCCCCCATCGTCACCTCCGAGGGCCGCGCCTTTCCGGTCGAGACCCGCTGGCTCGACGCGCCCCTGCCCAAGCGCCAGCGCTTCGAAGACGCCATGGCCGATCTCATCGCCCGGGCCGCGTCCGAGACCGAGGGCGGCATTCTCGCCTTCCTGCCCGGCGAGGGCGAGATCCGCCGCACCCAGGCGCTGCTGGCCAAGCGCCTGCCGAAAGACATCCAGATCCGTCCGCTCTTCGGCGCCATGGAGTTCGCCGCCCAGCGCGCCGCGATCCGCCCCGAGACGCAGGGCCGCAAGCTGGTGCTGGCCACCGCCATCGCCGAAACCTCGCTCACCATCGAGGATATCCGCGTGGTGGTGGACGGTGGCCGCGCCCGCCGCGCCCGCTTCGATCCGGGCTCCGGCATGGCGCGGCTGGTGACCGAGCGCGTGACCCGCGCCGAAGCCACCCAGCGCGCGGGCCGCGCCGGGCGTGTCGCGGAGGGCACCGCCTACCGGCTCTGGACCAGGGGCGAAGAGGGCGCGCAGCGCGCCTACCCGCCCGCCGAGATCGAAAGCGCCGATCTCGCCGCACTGGCACTGGAGCTGGCGCTCTGGGGGGCGGCGCCCGGGGATCTGCCCTTTCTCACCCCGCCCAATCCCGGCGCCTATGCGGAGGCGCAGGCGCTCTTGCGGATGCTCGGCGCGCTCGATGCCGAGGCGCGCATCACCGCCCATGGCAAGGTGCTGGCCTCCCTGCCGCTGCATCCGCGCCTCGCCCATATGCTCGCGCTGGCAGGTCCCGCCGCCGCGCCGCTGGCGGCGCTGCTCTCGGATCGCGACCCGCTCACCGGCGCGCCCTCCGACCTCACCCTGCGGCTCGAAGCGCTCACCGATCTGCGCCGCTTCACCGAGACCCGCCCGCATGGCGTCAATCGCGGCGCGCTGGAGCGCATCAAGTCCGAAGCCCGGCGGCTGAGCGCGCGGGCGAAGAGCCTCCGCAAGGAGGCAATGAGCCCCGCCGCCATGGCCGCGCTGGCCTATCCCGACCGCATCGGCCTGCGCCGCAAGGGCGATGCCCCGCGCTACCAGCTCTCCGGCGGCAAGGGGGCTGTGATGGACGAGGCCGATCCGCTGGCCTCCGCACGGCTCATCGTGGTCACCGATACCGACGGCAACCCGCGCGAGGCCCGCATCCGCCAGGCGATCCGGATCACCGACTCCGAACTGCGCGACCTCTTCGCCGATCAGATCCGCTGGGAGGACAGCTGCGCCTGGTCGAAACGCGAGCGCCGCGTCATCGCGCGGCGGCAGGAACGCCTCGGCGCCATCGCGCTCGACGACCGCATCTGGAAAGACGCGCCGCCCGACGCCATCGCCCGCGCCATGCTCGACGGGGTGCGCGATCTCGGTCTCACGCTCTCCGACGCCGCCCGCCGCTTCTCTGCCCGCGTCGCCATCGCCCGCGACGGCGGGCTCGACCTGCCCGACATGTCCGACCCCGCGCTTCTGGACACGATAGAGGAGTGGCTGCTGCCCTATCTCACCGGGGTCAAGACCGCCGAGGACTGGAAACGGTTCGACCTTCTGCCCGCCCTGCGCGCCCGGCTCGACTGGGGCCAGATGCAGGCGCTGGATACGGCGGTGCCCGGCAAGTTCACCACCCCGCTCGGGCGCGACATCCCCATCGACTATTCCGGCGAGCACCCGGAAATCTCGCTGCGCCTGCAAGAGATGTTCGGCCAGCGCAGCCACCCGACGGTCGGCAACACGCCGCTGCGTGTCACCCTGCTCTCCCCGGCCCGGCGCCCGGTGCAGACCACCATGGATCTGCCCGGCTTCTGGGACGGCTCCTATGCGGATGTGCGCAAGGACATGAAGGCGCAATACCCCAAACACCCCTGGCCCGAGGACCCGCGCGAGGCCGACCCCACCCTGCGCGCCAAACCGCGCGGGCGGTGA
- the gndA gene encoding NADP-dependent phosphogluconate dehydrogenase, with protein sequence MAEPKIGIYGLGTMGSALALNMAEQGIAIAVSNRTDDLIDAFATRAAPFAGDVTSAPDLPALIAALPRPRLLLAMIPSTRPIDDMLDEVIPLLDPGDTVIDAGNADFHDTIRRTERMAAAGLHFVGMGVSGGEDGARHGPSMMFGGSEESWTGLKPILTAIAARFEGAPCVDRMGPDGAGHFVKTVHNGIEYADMQMIAETYDLLRFGAGLSVDEVAERFAAWNAGPLGSYLYEITAEVLRHDDPLAAGPMVDAILDRAGQKGTGRWTAIEAVRLGQSATMIEGAVAARAWSAEKPLRERAGEAFGSERGALEIVPDDLEAALLAARVLEYAQGFRILDAASEEYGWQLDFARIAEIWRAGCIIRAKLLDDIAAAFRDGAPEGQLILAPGFAGTFARGIPALRRLVAQAIGAGFPLPVLGSALSFWDTMRQPRGTAALIQAQRDFFGHHGFDRVDGKDAPHGPWWD encoded by the coding sequence ATGGCGGAGCCGAAGATCGGAATTTACGGGCTGGGCACGATGGGCTCGGCGCTGGCGCTCAACATGGCCGAGCAGGGCATCGCCATTGCGGTTTCGAACCGGACCGACGATCTGATCGACGCCTTTGCCACCCGCGCCGCGCCATTTGCCGGCGATGTCACCTCCGCGCCCGATCTGCCGGCGCTGATCGCGGCGCTGCCGCGGCCCCGGCTGCTGCTGGCGATGATCCCGTCGACGAGGCCCATCGACGACATGCTGGACGAGGTGATCCCGCTGCTCGATCCCGGCGATACGGTGATCGACGCGGGCAATGCGGATTTTCACGATACCATCCGGCGCACGGAGCGGATGGCGGCGGCGGGGCTGCATTTCGTCGGCATGGGCGTGTCCGGCGGCGAGGACGGGGCGCGGCACGGGCCGTCGATGATGTTCGGCGGCTCGGAAGAGAGCTGGACGGGGCTGAAACCGATCCTGACCGCCATCGCCGCGCGGTTCGAGGGCGCGCCCTGCGTCGACCGCATGGGGCCGGACGGGGCCGGGCATTTCGTCAAGACGGTGCATAACGGCATCGAATATGCCGATATGCAGATGATCGCCGAAACCTACGACCTGCTGCGCTTTGGCGCGGGGCTGTCGGTGGACGAGGTGGCGGAGCGCTTCGCGGCCTGGAACGCGGGGCCGCTCGGCAGCTATCTCTACGAGATCACCGCCGAGGTGTTACGCCATGACGATCCGCTGGCGGCCGGGCCGATGGTGGATGCCATTCTCGACCGCGCCGGCCAGAAGGGCACGGGCCGCTGGACCGCCATCGAGGCGGTGCGGCTCGGCCAGTCGGCGACGATGATCGAGGGCGCGGTGGCCGCGCGCGCCTGGTCGGCGGAAAAGCCGCTGCGCGAACGGGCCGGGGAGGCGTTCGGAAGCGAACGCGGCGCGCTGGAGATCGTGCCGGACGATCTGGAGGCGGCGCTGCTGGCGGCGCGGGTGCTGGAATATGCGCAGGGCTTCCGGATTCTCGACGCGGCCTCGGAGGAATATGGCTGGCAGCTCGATTTCGCGCGGATCGCCGAGATCTGGCGGGCGGGCTGCATCATTCGCGCGAAACTGCTCGACGATATCGCGGCGGCGTTCCGTGACGGTGCGCCGGAGGGGCAGCTGATCCTCGCGCCGGGCTTTGCCGGGACCTTCGCGCGCGGCATCCCGGCGCTGCGCCGCCTCGTGGCGCAGGCCATCGGGGCCGGATTCCCGCTGCCGGTGCTGGGCTCGGCGCTGAGCTTCTGGGACACGATGCGCCAGCCGCGCGGCACGGCGGCGCTGATCCAGGCGCAACGCGATTTCTTCGGCCATCACGGCTTCGACCGGGTCGACGGAAAAGACGCGCCGCACGGCCCGTGGTGGGACTGA
- the argF gene encoding ornithine carbamoyltransferase, translated as MNHFLDIHKTDKTALREIIDSARAIKTARNGRPKAAKDDDLPLKDHMVALIFEKPSTRTRTSFDVGVRQMGGQTMVLSGSDMQLGHGETIADTARVMSRFVDMIMIRTFDESVLIEMAEYATVPVINGLTDRTHPCQIMADVMTFEEHRGPIAGKKVVWCGDGNNVCASFLHAAGQFGFDLTFTGPVQLDPEMEFVGLARNAGSTVTIERDPFKAVEGADLVVADTWVSMHDAQSARERRHNMLRPYQVNEKLMEAAGKDALFMHCLPAHRGEEVTSEVMDGPQSVIWDEAENRLHAQKAIMRWCVGG; from the coding sequence CGCCCTGCGGGAGATCATCGACAGCGCCAGGGCGATCAAGACCGCCCGCAACGGTCGCCCCAAGGCCGCCAAAGACGACGATCTGCCGCTCAAGGACCATATGGTCGCGCTGATCTTCGAGAAGCCCTCGACCCGGACGCGCACCTCCTTCGACGTGGGTGTGCGCCAGATGGGCGGGCAGACCATGGTGCTCTCGGGCAGCGACATGCAGCTCGGCCATGGCGAGACCATCGCGGATACCGCACGGGTGATGTCGCGCTTTGTCGACATGATCATGATCCGGACCTTCGATGAATCTGTGCTGATTGAGATGGCCGAATACGCCACGGTGCCGGTGATCAACGGGCTGACCGACCGCACGCATCCCTGCCAGATCATGGCCGATGTGATGACCTTCGAGGAGCATCGCGGCCCCATCGCCGGCAAGAAGGTGGTGTGGTGCGGCGACGGCAACAATGTCTGTGCCTCCTTCCTGCACGCGGCGGGACAGTTCGGCTTCGACCTCACCTTCACCGGCCCGGTGCAGCTCGATCCGGAGATGGAATTCGTCGGGCTGGCGCGCAACGCGGGCAGCACCGTGACCATCGAGCGCGACCCGTTCAAGGCCGTCGAGGGCGCCGACCTGGTGGTCGCCGACACCTGGGTCTCGATGCATGATGCGCAGAGCGCGCGCGAGCGGCGCCACAATATGCTGCGGCCCTATCAGGTGAACGAAAAGCTGATGGAGGCGGCGGGCAAGGACGCGCTCTTCATGCATTGCCTGCCGGCGCATCGCGGGGAAGAAGTGACCTCGGAGGTGATGGACGGGCCGCAATCGGTGATCTGGGACGAGGCCGAGAACCGGCTGCACGCGCAAAAGGCAATCATGCGCTGGTGCGTGGGCGGCTGA